The proteins below come from a single Edaphobacter acidisoli genomic window:
- a CDS encoding four-carbon acid sugar kinase family protein — MLYTFYGDDFTGSTDVLEQLASNGVPAALFLAEPTAQHLARFPEAQAIGIAGDSRSRSPEWMSANLPRIFHTLKKFDAPINHYKVCSTCDSSPAHGSIGRAIEIGREVSHSNFVPIAVAAPHLGRYVRNGQLFAKAPDGKIKRIDQHPMANHPITPMREPDLRKHLAAQTNLPIGHIDLATLTSSELEVELNRQLKSGNQTILFDGEDESSLTITGELIWRHAQKQPLFVAGSSGLTAALIPAWRAANLIHENPQQPTSTRSSSPLLVISGSCSPVTAGQIQHALANGFHGIAVDIKKILAESTAATEQTNILKAASASLDADQNTILYTALGTPDAAAQGDGLGQTLGQLLRELLGRTSLRRVVLCGGDTSSHAIQQLGLYALTWLRNTQPGAPLCRAHSDDPTLDNLELILKGGQVGTSNFFDVALRA, encoded by the coding sequence ATGCTCTACACCTTCTACGGCGACGACTTCACCGGCTCCACCGACGTGCTCGAACAGCTAGCATCGAACGGCGTCCCCGCAGCCCTGTTTCTCGCCGAACCAACCGCACAACACCTCGCCCGCTTTCCCGAAGCGCAAGCCATCGGCATCGCCGGAGACAGCCGCTCCCGCTCGCCCGAATGGATGTCCGCGAATCTCCCACGCATCTTTCACACGCTCAAAAAATTCGACGCCCCAATCAACCACTACAAAGTCTGCTCCACCTGCGACTCCAGCCCGGCGCACGGCAGCATAGGCCGCGCCATCGAAATAGGCCGTGAAGTCTCCCACTCAAACTTCGTCCCCATCGCCGTAGCCGCGCCCCACCTGGGTCGATACGTTCGCAACGGCCAGCTCTTCGCCAAAGCGCCCGACGGCAAAATCAAACGCATCGACCAGCACCCGATGGCGAACCACCCCATCACACCGATGCGCGAACCAGACCTGCGCAAACATCTCGCCGCACAAACGAATCTCCCCATTGGCCACATCGATCTCGCAACGCTCACCTCATCGGAACTCGAAGTCGAACTCAACCGCCAATTAAAATCCGGCAACCAAACCATCCTCTTCGACGGTGAAGACGAGTCATCGCTCACCATCACCGGCGAACTCATCTGGCGTCACGCGCAAAAGCAACCACTCTTCGTCGCAGGAAGTTCAGGGCTCACCGCAGCGCTCATCCCAGCATGGCGCGCAGCAAATCTCATCCATGAAAATCCGCAACAACCAACCTCGACACGAAGCAGCAGTCCGCTGCTCGTCATAAGTGGTTCATGCTCACCCGTCACCGCAGGCCAGATTCAACATGCACTTGCTAATGGCTTTCACGGCATCGCAGTCGACATTAAAAAAATCCTCGCAGAATCCACCGCCGCAACAGAGCAAACCAACATCCTCAAAGCAGCATCAGCCAGCCTCGACGCAGATCAGAACACCATCCTCTACACCGCGCTAGGCACACCCGACGCCGCAGCGCAGGGAGATGGTCTCGGCCAAACCCTCGGCCAACTTCTCCGCGAGCTTCTCGGCAGAACCAGTCTCCGCCGCGTCGTACTCTGCGGAGGCGACACCTCCTCACACGCCATCCAGCAACTTGGCCTCTACGCACTCACCTGGCTCCGCAACACGCAACCCGGCGCACCACTTTGCCGCGCCCACTCCGACGATCCCACGCTCGACAACCTCGAACTCATCCTCAAAGGCGGCCAGGTCGGAACATCCAACTTCTTCGATGTCGCGTTAAGAGCCTGA
- a CDS encoding MFS transporter, whose amino-acid sequence MKKRHGVLGLLCCVSVITFVDRLAIPVAATGIRADLHLSPQQWGWVLSAYVLANAVFEIPSGAFGDRRGQRLELTRISVWWSAFTALTGWCRSFWQIVSSRFLFGMGAAGAYPNAAGVISRWFPKREHAQAQGFVWAASRLGGALAPLLLVPFAARFGWRAIFWMLGAVGIVWALVWRSWFRDAPEEMEGISVDELMEIGSFEREERSVPWARLVRLPHLWLIVAAYFCYAFGSWFYFGWFTTWLVRGAGFSVAQMGVFASFPFVMGVVGNLVGGVLGERMVERFGRKTSYRWIASVALVVTAGILLAMSLVRSHAAIVALATVGFGVMDLMLPAAWAMCMSLGGQFGGTATGMMNTAGNLGGWVCTVAFGYLVGISGDYNLPVRVIAAMVLVAALLFALVDCTRGLQDDLRVSRVA is encoded by the coding sequence TTGAAGAAGCGGCATGGCGTGCTGGGGCTGCTGTGCTGCGTCTCGGTGATTACGTTTGTGGACCGTCTGGCGATTCCGGTTGCAGCAACGGGGATTCGCGCGGATTTGCATCTGTCTCCTCAGCAGTGGGGCTGGGTACTGAGCGCATACGTGCTGGCTAATGCGGTGTTTGAGATTCCTTCAGGTGCGTTTGGAGACAGGCGCGGACAACGGCTTGAGCTGACGCGGATCTCGGTCTGGTGGTCGGCGTTTACTGCGTTGACTGGATGGTGTCGGAGCTTCTGGCAGATTGTGAGCTCGCGGTTTCTGTTTGGAATGGGCGCGGCGGGAGCTTATCCGAACGCGGCGGGAGTGATTTCGCGATGGTTTCCGAAACGCGAACATGCGCAGGCACAAGGATTTGTGTGGGCGGCAAGCAGGTTGGGCGGAGCGCTGGCTCCGCTGCTGTTGGTACCGTTTGCCGCACGGTTTGGATGGCGAGCGATCTTCTGGATGCTCGGCGCGGTGGGGATTGTGTGGGCTTTGGTGTGGCGATCGTGGTTTCGCGATGCACCGGAGGAGATGGAAGGGATTTCGGTTGATGAGTTGATGGAGATTGGCAGCTTTGAACGCGAGGAGCGCAGCGTGCCGTGGGCGCGGCTGGTGCGGCTGCCACATCTTTGGCTGATTGTGGCGGCGTATTTCTGCTATGCGTTTGGGAGCTGGTTTTACTTTGGGTGGTTTACGACCTGGCTGGTGCGGGGGGCTGGATTCTCTGTCGCACAGATGGGCGTATTTGCGTCGTTCCCGTTTGTGATGGGCGTGGTGGGGAATCTTGTCGGCGGCGTGCTTGGTGAGCGGATGGTGGAGCGGTTTGGACGGAAGACTTCGTATCGCTGGATTGCTTCGGTGGCTCTTGTTGTGACCGCTGGGATTTTGCTGGCGATGTCGCTGGTGCGGAGCCATGCGGCGATTGTGGCGCTGGCTACGGTGGGGTTCGGCGTGATGGACCTGATGCTGCCTGCGGCGTGGGCGATGTGCATGAGCCTTGGTGGGCAGTTTGGCGGAACCGCGACCGGCATGATGAATACCGCTGGAAATTTGGGCGGGTGGGTTTGCACGGTGGCGTTTGGATACCTCGTCGGGATAAGTGGCGATTACAACCTGCCGGTGCGCGTGATTGCAGCGATGGTGCTGGTAGCCGCGCTGCTGTTTGCACTGGTGGATTGTACGCGCGGGTTGCAGGATGATCTGCGAGTCTCGCGTGTGGCCTGA